The following coding sequences lie in one Glycine max cultivar Williams 82 chromosome 19, Glycine_max_v4.0, whole genome shotgun sequence genomic window:
- the LOC100815713 gene encoding kinesin-like protein KIN-14I isoform X2 has product MAAEAALFFSVASVVEDVLQQHGPRLKDLDLESRKAEEAASRRYEAAGWLRKMVGVVAAKDLPAEPSEEEFRLGLRSGIILCNVINKVQSGAVPKVVESPVDSALIPDGAPLTAYQYFENVRNFLVAVQEIGIPTFEASDLEQGGKSSRIVNCVLALKSYSEWKMSGSNGVWKFGGNLKPTVTSKSFVRKNSDPFTNSLSRTSSLNDKSIAAFNSDVESIKMSGSHSLSMLVRAILSDKKPEEVPTLVESVLNKVVEEFEQRIASQGEQGEKKIHVVTKKEDCINKNEVATMVTQRQLMKQQMLFDQQQREIQELRHSLHSTKDGMQFMQMKFHEDFSNLGTHIHGLANAASGYHRVLEENRKLYNQVQDLKGSIRVYCRVRPFFPGQSNHLSAVENIEDGTITVNIPSKNGKGRRSFNFNKIFGPSATQAEVFLDMQPLVRSVLDGFNVCIFAYGQTGSGKTYTMTGPKEITEKSQGVNYRALSDLFLIADQRRDTVHYDVSVQMIEIYNEQVRDLLVTDGTNKRLEIRSSSQKGLSVPDASLVPVSSTIDVIELMNLGQRNRAVGATALNDRSSRSHSCLTVHVQGRDLASGAILRGCMHLVDLAGSERVDKSEATGDRLKEAQHINKSLSALGDVIASLAQKNSHVPYRNSKLTQLLQDSLGGQAKTLMFVHISPESDAIGETISTLKFAERVATVELGAARVNKDSADVKELKEQIASLKAALARKEGESEHSFLGSSEKHRTKASELSPYHINQRGPDAVDQLGCRQPMVEVGNIELRSNTTVRLKTQSFDFDEISANSPSWPPVNNSLAQNYGEDDKESGGSGEWVDKVMVNKQDVNKTENLLGCWQAASNGNLSEAFYQKYLKDSPKMYSEQSDNMFMGANQFNIAGSDDMDELDAATSDSSEPDLLWQFNHSKLSSVTNGIGSKTMRSKAAKNSPELSKSAVHSSPLGPSPSLKNSNGVPHRTGRHTAPVDVKRRTGSRK; this is encoded by the exons ATGGCGGCAGAGGCGGCGTTGTTCTTTTCTGTGGCATCAGTGGTGGAGGACGTGCTTCAGCAGCACGGTCCTCGCCTCAAAGATCTTGATTTGGAATCTAGGAAAGCTGAAGAAGCTG CATCAAGAAGATATGAAGCGGCGGGGTGGTTGAGAAAAATGGTTGGAGTTGTAGCAGCCAAAGATTTACCAGCAGAGCCCTCTGAGGAAGAGTTTAGGCTTGGTTTGAGAAGTGGGATTATTCTCTGTAATGTTATTAATAAAGTTCAATCCGGGGCTGTTCCCAAG GTTGTGGAGAGTCCTGTTGATTCTGCATTGATCCCTGATGGGGCACCATTAACCGCATATCAGTATTTTGAAAACGTGAGGAATTTTCTGGTAGCTGTCCAAGAAATTGGAATTCCTACCTTTGAGGCATCTGATCTGGAACAA ggAGGAAAATCATCTAGGATTGTCAATTGCGTGTTGGCCCTGAAATCTTACAGTGAATGGAAAATGAGCGGGTCAAATGGTGTGTGGAAATTTGGTGGAAATCTCAAACCCACTGTGACTTCAAAATCTTTTGTGAGAAAAAATTCGGATCCATTTACTAATTCCTTGTCAAGGACTTCGTCGCTCAATGATAAATCTATTGCTGCTTTTAATTCTGACGTCGAGTCTATTAAAATG TCTGGTTCCCACTCTTTGAGTATGCTTGTTCGGGCAATTTTATCGGATAAGAAGCCAGAAGAAGTTCCAACT TTGGTGGAATCTGTTTTAAACAAGGTTGTAGAGGAGTTTGAGCAACGAATTGCAAGCCAAGGTGAACAG GGGGAGAAGAAGATTCATGTGGTAACGAAAAAAGAGGATTGcattaataaaaatgaagttgCTACTATGGTAACACAAAGGCAACTTATGAAGCAGCAAATGCTCTTCGACCAGCAGCAAAGAGAAATTCAG GAGCTAAGGCATAGTCTTCACTCCACAAAAGATGGTATGCAGTTCATGCAAATGAAATTTCACGAAGACTTCTCCAATCTTG GCACGCACATTCATGGCTTAGCTAATGCTGCTTCTGGATATCATAGAGTTCTTGAAGAAAATCGCAAACTATACAATCAAGTCCAGGATCTTAAGG GAAGTATTAGGGTGTACTGTCGAGTAAGACCCTTCTTTCCTGGACAATCAAACCATTTGAGTGCAGTGGAAAATATAGAAGATGGAACCATCACAGTTAATATTCCTTCAAAGAATGGGAAGGGACGAAGGTCCTTCAACTTTAACAAAATTTTTGGACCATCTGCTACCCAAG CCGAGGTCTTCCTAGATATGCAGCCACTCGTTAGGTCTGTTCTTGATGGTTTTAATGTTTGCATATTTGCATATGGCCAAACAGGATCAGGAAAAACTTACACTATG ACTGGACCCAAAGAGATCACAGAGAAAAGCCAAGGTGTAAATTACAGGGCTCTAAGTGATTTGTTTCTTATAGCAGATCAAAGGAGGGACACTGTCCACTATGACGTTTCTGTTCAAATGATTGAGATTTACAATGAGCAAGTCAGGGATCTGCTGGTCACTGATGGAACAAACAAAAG ATTAGAAATTCGAAGTAGTTCACAAAAAGGACTCAGCGTGCCAGATGCAAGCCTTGTCCCTGTATCATCTACTATTGATGTTATTGAACTAATGAACCTTGGTCAAAGGAACCGTGCTGTTGGAGCAACAGCCCTTAATGACCGCAGTAGCCGATCTCATAG TTGCTTGACTGTTCATGTTCAAGGAAGAGATTTGGCATCTGGAGCAATCCTTCGTGGATGCATGCATTTGGTTGACTTGGCAGGAAGTGAGAGAGTGGATAAGTCTGAGGCTACAGGAGATAGACTTAAAGAAGCACAGCATATTAACAAATCTCTTTCAGCTTTGGGAGATGTCATTGCTTCCCTTGCTCAGAAAAACTCTCACGTACCTTacagaaatagtaaactcacaCAACTACTCCAAGATTCACTTG GAGGACAGGCTAAGACACTAATGTTTGTTCACATAAGTCCAGAGAGTGATGCTATTGGAGAAACAATTAGTACCTTAAAATTTGCTGAAAGAGTTGCCACAGTTGAACTTGGTGCTGCTCGAGTAAACAAAGATAGTGCAGATGTTAAAGAACTCAAAGAACAG ATTGCCAGCCTCAAGGCAGCACTGGCAAGAAAGGAAGGAGAATCAGAACATTCTTTTTTGGGCAGCTCTGAAAAACATAGAACAAAGGCTAGTGAGCTATCACCTTATCATATAAACCAGCGAGGTCCTGACGCTGTGGATCAGCTTGGATGCCGGCAACCAATGGTTGAGGTTGGCAACATAGAA CTTCGGAGTAATACCACAGTGAGGCTCAAAACTCAGAGCTTTGATTTTGATGAGATATCAGCAAATTCACCATCATGGCCCCCAGTGAACAATAGTCTTGCACAAAACTATGGGGAGGATGACAAAGAATCTGGTGGTTCTGGAGAATGGGTTGATAAGGTCATGGTCAACAAGCAAGATGTAAACAAAACTGAGAACCTCTTGGGATGTTGGCAAGCAGCAAGCAATGGGAACTTATCTGAGGCCTTTTATCAGAAATACCTCAAAGATTCTCCCAAAATGTACTCAGAACAATCCGATAATATGTTCATGGGAGCCAATCAGTTTAACATTGCCGGTTCAGATGACATGGATGAGCTTGATGCTGCAACCAGTGATTCCTCAGAACCTGACTTACTTTGGCAATTTAATCATTCCAAACTTAGCAGCGTGACCAATGGAATTGGATCAAAGACTATGAGGTCTAAGGCAGCAAAAAACAGCCCTGAGTTGAG CAAGAGTGCTGTTCATTCTTCTCCTCTAGGTCCTTCACCTTCATTGAAAAACTCAAATGGTGTCCCACATCGAACAGGGAGGCATACAGCTCCAGTTGACGTGAAACGTAGAACTGGGAGTAGAAAATAA
- the LOC100815713 gene encoding kinesin-like protein KIN-14I isoform X1: MAAEAALFFSVASVVEDVLQQHGPRLKDLDLESRKAEEAASRRYEAAGWLRKMVGVVAAKDLPAEPSEEEFRLGLRSGIILCNVINKVQSGAVPKVVESPVDSALIPDGAPLTAYQYFENVRNFLVAVQEIGIPTFEASDLEQGGKSSRIVNCVLALKSYSEWKMSGSNGVWKFGGNLKPTVTSKSFVRKNSDPFTNSLSRTSSLNDKSIAAFNSDVESIKMSGSHSLSMLVRAILSDKKPEEVPTLVESVLNKVVEEFEQRIASQGEQTKVTSRDPVSQSNGSAMADKKGEKKIHVVTKKEDCINKNEVATMVTQRQLMKQQMLFDQQQREIQELRHSLHSTKDGMQFMQMKFHEDFSNLGTHIHGLANAASGYHRVLEENRKLYNQVQDLKGSIRVYCRVRPFFPGQSNHLSAVENIEDGTITVNIPSKNGKGRRSFNFNKIFGPSATQAEVFLDMQPLVRSVLDGFNVCIFAYGQTGSGKTYTMTGPKEITEKSQGVNYRALSDLFLIADQRRDTVHYDVSVQMIEIYNEQVRDLLVTDGTNKRLEIRSSSQKGLSVPDASLVPVSSTIDVIELMNLGQRNRAVGATALNDRSSRSHSCLTVHVQGRDLASGAILRGCMHLVDLAGSERVDKSEATGDRLKEAQHINKSLSALGDVIASLAQKNSHVPYRNSKLTQLLQDSLGGQAKTLMFVHISPESDAIGETISTLKFAERVATVELGAARVNKDSADVKELKEQIASLKAALARKEGESEHSFLGSSEKHRTKASELSPYHINQRGPDAVDQLGCRQPMVEVGNIELRSNTTVRLKTQSFDFDEISANSPSWPPVNNSLAQNYGEDDKESGGSGEWVDKVMVNKQDVNKTENLLGCWQAASNGNLSEAFYQKYLKDSPKMYSEQSDNMFMGANQFNIAGSDDMDELDAATSDSSEPDLLWQFNHSKLSSVTNGIGSKTMRSKAAKNSPELSKSAVHSSPLGPSPSLKNSNGVPHRTGRHTAPVDVKRRTGSRK, translated from the exons ATGGCGGCAGAGGCGGCGTTGTTCTTTTCTGTGGCATCAGTGGTGGAGGACGTGCTTCAGCAGCACGGTCCTCGCCTCAAAGATCTTGATTTGGAATCTAGGAAAGCTGAAGAAGCTG CATCAAGAAGATATGAAGCGGCGGGGTGGTTGAGAAAAATGGTTGGAGTTGTAGCAGCCAAAGATTTACCAGCAGAGCCCTCTGAGGAAGAGTTTAGGCTTGGTTTGAGAAGTGGGATTATTCTCTGTAATGTTATTAATAAAGTTCAATCCGGGGCTGTTCCCAAG GTTGTGGAGAGTCCTGTTGATTCTGCATTGATCCCTGATGGGGCACCATTAACCGCATATCAGTATTTTGAAAACGTGAGGAATTTTCTGGTAGCTGTCCAAGAAATTGGAATTCCTACCTTTGAGGCATCTGATCTGGAACAA ggAGGAAAATCATCTAGGATTGTCAATTGCGTGTTGGCCCTGAAATCTTACAGTGAATGGAAAATGAGCGGGTCAAATGGTGTGTGGAAATTTGGTGGAAATCTCAAACCCACTGTGACTTCAAAATCTTTTGTGAGAAAAAATTCGGATCCATTTACTAATTCCTTGTCAAGGACTTCGTCGCTCAATGATAAATCTATTGCTGCTTTTAATTCTGACGTCGAGTCTATTAAAATG TCTGGTTCCCACTCTTTGAGTATGCTTGTTCGGGCAATTTTATCGGATAAGAAGCCAGAAGAAGTTCCAACT TTGGTGGAATCTGTTTTAAACAAGGTTGTAGAGGAGTTTGAGCAACGAATTGCAAGCCAAGGTGAACAG ACAAAAGTAACTTCAAGAGATCCCGTTTCTCAGAGCAACGGGTCTGCTATGGCAGATAAAAAG GGGGAGAAGAAGATTCATGTGGTAACGAAAAAAGAGGATTGcattaataaaaatgaagttgCTACTATGGTAACACAAAGGCAACTTATGAAGCAGCAAATGCTCTTCGACCAGCAGCAAAGAGAAATTCAG GAGCTAAGGCATAGTCTTCACTCCACAAAAGATGGTATGCAGTTCATGCAAATGAAATTTCACGAAGACTTCTCCAATCTTG GCACGCACATTCATGGCTTAGCTAATGCTGCTTCTGGATATCATAGAGTTCTTGAAGAAAATCGCAAACTATACAATCAAGTCCAGGATCTTAAGG GAAGTATTAGGGTGTACTGTCGAGTAAGACCCTTCTTTCCTGGACAATCAAACCATTTGAGTGCAGTGGAAAATATAGAAGATGGAACCATCACAGTTAATATTCCTTCAAAGAATGGGAAGGGACGAAGGTCCTTCAACTTTAACAAAATTTTTGGACCATCTGCTACCCAAG CCGAGGTCTTCCTAGATATGCAGCCACTCGTTAGGTCTGTTCTTGATGGTTTTAATGTTTGCATATTTGCATATGGCCAAACAGGATCAGGAAAAACTTACACTATG ACTGGACCCAAAGAGATCACAGAGAAAAGCCAAGGTGTAAATTACAGGGCTCTAAGTGATTTGTTTCTTATAGCAGATCAAAGGAGGGACACTGTCCACTATGACGTTTCTGTTCAAATGATTGAGATTTACAATGAGCAAGTCAGGGATCTGCTGGTCACTGATGGAACAAACAAAAG ATTAGAAATTCGAAGTAGTTCACAAAAAGGACTCAGCGTGCCAGATGCAAGCCTTGTCCCTGTATCATCTACTATTGATGTTATTGAACTAATGAACCTTGGTCAAAGGAACCGTGCTGTTGGAGCAACAGCCCTTAATGACCGCAGTAGCCGATCTCATAG TTGCTTGACTGTTCATGTTCAAGGAAGAGATTTGGCATCTGGAGCAATCCTTCGTGGATGCATGCATTTGGTTGACTTGGCAGGAAGTGAGAGAGTGGATAAGTCTGAGGCTACAGGAGATAGACTTAAAGAAGCACAGCATATTAACAAATCTCTTTCAGCTTTGGGAGATGTCATTGCTTCCCTTGCTCAGAAAAACTCTCACGTACCTTacagaaatagtaaactcacaCAACTACTCCAAGATTCACTTG GAGGACAGGCTAAGACACTAATGTTTGTTCACATAAGTCCAGAGAGTGATGCTATTGGAGAAACAATTAGTACCTTAAAATTTGCTGAAAGAGTTGCCACAGTTGAACTTGGTGCTGCTCGAGTAAACAAAGATAGTGCAGATGTTAAAGAACTCAAAGAACAG ATTGCCAGCCTCAAGGCAGCACTGGCAAGAAAGGAAGGAGAATCAGAACATTCTTTTTTGGGCAGCTCTGAAAAACATAGAACAAAGGCTAGTGAGCTATCACCTTATCATATAAACCAGCGAGGTCCTGACGCTGTGGATCAGCTTGGATGCCGGCAACCAATGGTTGAGGTTGGCAACATAGAA CTTCGGAGTAATACCACAGTGAGGCTCAAAACTCAGAGCTTTGATTTTGATGAGATATCAGCAAATTCACCATCATGGCCCCCAGTGAACAATAGTCTTGCACAAAACTATGGGGAGGATGACAAAGAATCTGGTGGTTCTGGAGAATGGGTTGATAAGGTCATGGTCAACAAGCAAGATGTAAACAAAACTGAGAACCTCTTGGGATGTTGGCAAGCAGCAAGCAATGGGAACTTATCTGAGGCCTTTTATCAGAAATACCTCAAAGATTCTCCCAAAATGTACTCAGAACAATCCGATAATATGTTCATGGGAGCCAATCAGTTTAACATTGCCGGTTCAGATGACATGGATGAGCTTGATGCTGCAACCAGTGATTCCTCAGAACCTGACTTACTTTGGCAATTTAATCATTCCAAACTTAGCAGCGTGACCAATGGAATTGGATCAAAGACTATGAGGTCTAAGGCAGCAAAAAACAGCCCTGAGTTGAG CAAGAGTGCTGTTCATTCTTCTCCTCTAGGTCCTTCACCTTCATTGAAAAACTCAAATGGTGTCCCACATCGAACAGGGAGGCATACAGCTCCAGTTGACGTGAAACGTAGAACTGGGAGTAGAAAATAA